The proteins below are encoded in one region of Tomitella fengzijianii:
- the metG gene encoding methionine--tRNA ligase, translating to MSSSVLTAVAWPYANGPRHIGHVSGFGVPSDVFSRYQRMIGNRVLMVSGTDEHGTPILVQADAEGIAPMDLADRYNRVIVDDLQGLGLSYDLFTRTTTRNHYAVVQELFRTLHKNGYLVPKTTTGAISPSTGRTLPDRFVEGTCPICGYDGARGDQCDNCGNQLDPADLINPRSKINGETPKFVESEHWFLDLPALADSLGDWLKGRSGWRPNVLRFSLNLIDDMRPRAMSRDIDWGIPIPLEGWQDRGDKKLYVWFDAVIGYLSASMEWAARSGEPEAWREWWTDPNAVSNYFMGKDNITFHSQIWPSELLGYRGEGAKGGEPGPLGALNLPTEVVSSEFLTMSGSKFSTSRGTVIYVRDFLRDFGPDALRYFISVAGPETQDTDFTWEEFVRRTNFELANEWGNLVNRSVSMAFKNFGAIPRPGTVTDADAELLRTAHAAFDTVGADLARSRFRSAAGEAMRVVSAANKYISDTEPWKLAKDPAQADRLATVLHTSLQVVSDANALLTPFLPHSAQSVHELLGGGGVWAAQPEVREVDDLVSPSLPEGPVGVGLPAEGRSYPVLMGDYAAEKAVWRRTEVQPGTPLSKPTPLFRKLAPELGEAGPEWAPVDK from the coding sequence ATGTCTTCCTCTGTGCTCACCGCCGTCGCGTGGCCCTATGCGAACGGGCCCCGCCACATCGGCCACGTGTCCGGTTTCGGGGTGCCCTCCGACGTCTTCTCGCGCTATCAGCGGATGATCGGCAACCGGGTCCTGATGGTTTCGGGCACGGACGAGCACGGCACGCCGATCCTGGTGCAGGCGGACGCGGAGGGCATCGCGCCGATGGACCTGGCGGACCGGTACAACCGTGTGATCGTGGACGATCTGCAGGGGCTCGGTCTGAGCTACGACCTGTTCACCCGCACCACCACGCGCAATCACTACGCGGTGGTCCAGGAGCTGTTCCGCACGCTGCACAAGAACGGCTACCTGGTGCCGAAGACCACCACCGGCGCGATCAGCCCCTCCACGGGCCGTACGCTTCCGGACCGGTTCGTCGAAGGCACCTGCCCGATCTGCGGGTACGACGGCGCCCGCGGCGACCAGTGCGACAATTGCGGAAACCAGCTCGACCCGGCGGATCTGATCAATCCGCGCAGCAAGATCAACGGGGAGACCCCGAAGTTCGTCGAGTCCGAGCACTGGTTCCTCGATCTGCCCGCGCTCGCGGACTCGCTCGGCGACTGGCTCAAGGGCCGCTCCGGCTGGCGGCCGAATGTCCTGCGCTTCAGCCTCAACCTCATCGACGACATGCGCCCGCGCGCCATGAGCCGCGACATCGACTGGGGCATTCCGATCCCGCTCGAGGGGTGGCAGGACCGCGGCGACAAGAAGCTCTACGTCTGGTTCGACGCCGTCATCGGATACTTGTCCGCGTCGATGGAATGGGCTGCGCGCTCCGGGGAACCGGAGGCGTGGCGCGAGTGGTGGACGGACCCGAACGCGGTCAGCAACTACTTCATGGGCAAGGACAACATCACCTTCCACTCGCAGATCTGGCCGTCGGAGCTGCTGGGCTACCGGGGCGAGGGCGCGAAGGGCGGCGAGCCCGGGCCGCTCGGCGCGCTCAACCTGCCCACCGAGGTGGTGTCCTCGGAGTTCCTCACGATGAGCGGGTCGAAGTTCTCGACCTCCCGCGGCACCGTCATCTACGTGCGGGATTTTCTGCGCGACTTCGGCCCCGACGCGCTGCGCTACTTCATCTCCGTCGCCGGCCCGGAGACTCAGGACACGGACTTCACCTGGGAGGAGTTCGTCCGGCGGACCAACTTCGAGCTGGCCAACGAATGGGGCAACCTGGTCAACCGCTCGGTGTCCATGGCGTTCAAGAACTTCGGCGCCATCCCGCGTCCGGGCACCGTGACCGACGCGGACGCGGAGCTGCTGCGCACCGCGCACGCGGCGTTCGACACGGTCGGCGCGGATCTGGCGCGCAGCAGGTTCCGTTCGGCCGCCGGTGAGGCGATGCGGGTGGTCTCGGCCGCCAACAAGTACATCTCCGACACCGAGCCGTGGAAGCTCGCCAAGGACCCGGCGCAGGCCGACAGGCTCGCCACCGTGCTGCACACCTCCCTGCAGGTGGTCTCGGACGCCAACGCGCTGCTCACGCCGTTCCTTCCGCACTCCGCGCAGAGCGTGCACGAACTGCTCGGCGGCGGCGGGGTGTGGGCGGCGCAGCCGGAGGTCCGCGAGGTCGACGACCTGGTTTCGCCGTCGCTGCCCGAGGGGCCGGTGGGCGTCGGGCTGCCCGCGGAGGGGCGCAGTTACCCGGTGCTCATGGGCGACTACGCCGCGGAGAAGGCGGTGTGGCGGCGCACCGAGGTGCAGCCGGGCACCCCGTTGTCCAAGCCGACCCCGCTGTTCCGCAAGCTGGCCCCGGAGCTGGGGGAGGCCGGTCCGGAGTGGGCCCCGGTGGACAAGTGA
- a CDS encoding TatD family hydrolase — MKRERPAPPVPEPAGELIDAHTHLDACGVHDEASLAAVLDRAGRAGVGRVVTIADDLDAARFAVRAAHWDQRVHAAVALHPTRANVLDDEARTELEALAADDRVVAVGETGLDWYWPGKMDGCAERGDQLEAFVWHIDLAKRTGLPLMIHNREADDDVLAVLASEGAPETVIFHCFSSGPETARKCVDAGYMLSFSGTVSFRNAKELHAAAAIPPDDGFLLETDAPFLTPHPYRGAPNEPYCLPYTARALAHLRGESVETVAALATGNAERVYGIGSRDLHL, encoded by the coding sequence GTGAAACGCGAGCGCCCGGCGCCGCCGGTTCCGGAGCCGGCGGGCGAGCTCATCGACGCCCATACCCACCTCGACGCGTGCGGCGTGCACGACGAGGCCTCGCTGGCCGCCGTGCTCGACCGCGCCGGGCGTGCGGGGGTGGGGCGAGTCGTGACGATCGCCGACGACCTCGACGCGGCCCGCTTCGCGGTGCGGGCCGCGCACTGGGACCAGCGTGTCCACGCCGCGGTGGCGCTGCATCCCACCCGGGCGAACGTCCTGGACGACGAGGCGCGGACGGAGCTCGAGGCGCTCGCGGCGGACGACCGGGTCGTGGCAGTGGGCGAGACCGGCCTGGACTGGTACTGGCCGGGCAAGATGGACGGTTGCGCGGAACGCGGCGACCAGCTCGAGGCCTTCGTATGGCACATCGACCTCGCCAAGCGCACCGGTCTGCCGCTGATGATCCACAACCGCGAGGCCGACGACGACGTGCTGGCCGTGCTTGCGTCGGAGGGCGCCCCGGAAACCGTGATCTTCCACTGCTTCTCGTCGGGGCCGGAGACCGCGCGCAAATGCGTGGACGCGGGATACATGCTGAGCTTCTCGGGGACGGTCAGCTTCCGCAACGCCAAGGAGCTGCACGCGGCGGCGGCGATCCCGCCGGACGACGGTTTCCTGCTGGAGACCGATGCGCCGTTCCTGACTCCGCACCCGTACCGGGGGGCGCCCAACGAGCCGTACTGCCTGCCCTACACCGCCCGGGCGCTCGCCCACCTGAGAGGCGAGAGCGTGGAGACGGTCGCCGCCTTGGCGACGGGCAACGCCGAGCGCGTGTACGGCATCGGCAGCCGCGACCTGCACCTGTAG
- a CDS encoding resuscitation-promoting factor: protein MSAFARINRAPSFLLRAVLGALLLTLVAGGAAVAAMLKTVTLDVDGQQMQVRTMASSVQGVIEDAGYTVEDRDVVAPAAGADVASGETIVLRNAKPLTITVDGVQREVWTTASTVSEALSQFDAAAAGAKVSASRSHRLPLDGMALDVTTPKHVTLADGGQTIPVNSADATVGDMLAALGTPLDGDDVVEPAASTPVAEGMTVTVKRIATDTETVTESFEPPAAKTDDDSLAKGKTEVTAPGTPGTREVTYKVTTVDGKETERVKLDEKVLEPGVPAEVRVGTKSAPSVPHGGVWDSLAQCEATGNWAINSGNGFYGGLQFTQQTWQAFGGGQYAARADLATREQQIAVAEKVQAAQGWGAWPLCSSKIGAR, encoded by the coding sequence ATGTCAGCCTTCGCCCGGATCAACCGCGCCCCGTCCTTCCTCCTCCGTGCCGTCCTGGGGGCGTTGCTGCTGACCCTGGTGGCCGGGGGAGCCGCGGTGGCGGCGATGCTCAAGACGGTCACGCTCGACGTCGACGGCCAGCAGATGCAGGTGCGGACCATGGCATCGTCGGTGCAGGGCGTGATCGAGGACGCCGGATACACCGTGGAGGACCGGGACGTGGTGGCTCCGGCCGCAGGCGCGGACGTCGCCTCGGGGGAGACGATCGTGCTGCGCAACGCCAAGCCGCTGACGATCACCGTCGACGGCGTGCAGCGCGAGGTGTGGACCACCGCGAGCACGGTCTCCGAGGCGCTGTCCCAGTTCGACGCCGCGGCCGCGGGCGCCAAGGTGTCCGCGTCGCGCTCGCACCGGCTGCCCCTGGATGGAATGGCACTCGACGTCACCACTCCCAAGCACGTGACGCTGGCCGATGGCGGGCAGACGATCCCGGTGAACAGCGCCGACGCGACCGTGGGCGACATGCTCGCCGCGCTCGGCACCCCGCTGGACGGCGACGACGTCGTCGAGCCCGCGGCGTCGACCCCCGTGGCCGAGGGCATGACGGTCACGGTCAAGCGCATCGCCACCGACACGGAGACCGTCACGGAGTCCTTCGAGCCGCCGGCGGCGAAGACCGACGACGACTCGCTCGCCAAGGGCAAGACCGAGGTGACCGCTCCCGGCACGCCCGGCACCCGCGAAGTCACCTACAAGGTGACCACGGTCGACGGCAAGGAGACCGAGCGCGTCAAGCTGGACGAGAAGGTGCTCGAGCCGGGGGTTCCGGCCGAGGTCCGGGTCGGCACCAAGTCGGCGCCGTCGGTGCCGCACGGCGGCGTGTGGGACTCGCTGGCGCAGTGCGAGGCCACCGGGAACTGGGCGATCAACTCCGGGAACGGCTTCTACGGCGGGCTGCAGTTCACCCAGCAGACCTGGCAGGCCTTCGGCGGCGGCCAGTACGCCGCGCGCGCGGACCTGGCGACGCGGGAGCAGCAGATCGCCGTGGCGGAGAAGGTGCAGGCCGCACAGGGGTGGGGCGCGTGGCCGCTGTGCAGCAGCAAGATCGGTGCACGCTAG
- the rsmA gene encoding 16S rRNA (adenine(1518)-N(6)/adenine(1519)-N(6))-dimethyltransferase RsmA — translation MPDTSDEGGAATGRAALLGPAEVRELAERLGVRPTKTLGQNFVHDANTVRRIVAKAGVRPDDTVLEVGPGLGSLTLALLDTAASVVAVEIDPVLARQLPETAARRAPAVAGRLAVVEGDALRVRRADLPAEATVLVANLPYNVAVPVLLHLFAEVPTLRGALVMVQEEVADRLAAAPGSRTYGVPSVKAGFFGTVRRAGAVGRSVFWPVPKVESGLVRIDRYDAAPWPTDDRHRRDVFAVVDAAFAQRRKTLRAALSGWAGGAAEAERILRAAGIDPAARGERIDTAGFVRLAAAGPSRAQNAGEALD, via the coding sequence ATGCCCGACACTTCTGACGAGGGCGGCGCGGCCACTGGCCGCGCAGCCCTTCTCGGCCCCGCCGAGGTCCGCGAGCTCGCCGAACGGCTGGGGGTCCGGCCGACGAAGACCCTCGGCCAGAACTTCGTCCACGACGCCAACACCGTCCGGCGGATCGTCGCGAAGGCGGGCGTGCGCCCGGACGACACGGTCCTGGAGGTGGGGCCCGGGCTCGGTTCGCTCACGCTGGCGTTGCTTGACACGGCAGCGTCCGTCGTGGCCGTCGAGATCGACCCCGTGCTGGCGCGGCAGCTGCCGGAGACGGCGGCCCGGCGCGCGCCGGCGGTGGCCGGGCGCCTCGCCGTCGTCGAAGGCGACGCGCTGCGGGTGCGCCGCGCCGACCTGCCCGCGGAAGCGACGGTGCTCGTGGCGAACCTCCCCTACAACGTCGCGGTCCCGGTGCTCCTGCATCTGTTCGCGGAGGTCCCCACGCTGCGCGGAGCGCTCGTGATGGTGCAGGAGGAGGTCGCCGACCGCCTTGCCGCGGCGCCGGGAAGCCGGACGTACGGGGTGCCCAGTGTGAAGGCCGGCTTCTTCGGAACCGTGCGGCGTGCAGGGGCGGTGGGAAGGTCGGTGTTCTGGCCCGTACCCAAGGTGGAATCCGGGTTGGTCCGCATCGACCGGTATGACGCCGCCCCGTGGCCGACCGACGATCGGCACCGGCGCGACGTGTTCGCCGTCGTCGATGCCGCATTCGCGCAGCGCCGTAAGACTCTGCGCGCGGCGCTGTCCGGGTGGGCGGGCGGTGCCGCCGAGGCCGAGCGGATCCTGCGCGCCGCGGGGATCGACCCGGCCGCCCGCGGCGAGCGCATCGACACGGCCGGATTCGTGCGCCTGGCCGCGGCCGGACCGTCGCGCGCGCAGAATGCCGGCGAAGCGCTCGACTAG
- a CDS encoding 4-(cytidine 5'-diphospho)-2-C-methyl-D-erythritol kinase, with the protein MLTVVHEPVVVQVPAKVNLHLGVGDPRPDGYHELATVFQALSLHDTVSVVPAHGLEVRVRGEGSRFVPTDNRNLAWRAAEALAAHVGREPKARITVDKGIPVAGGMAGGSADAAGTLVALDAMWGLDLPRDDLRRIAAGLGSDVPFILLGGTALGTGRGEDLTTVLTRNSCHWVLAFAKGGLSTPDVFAELDRLRAKGLSDGPGDDAQGRRQPGLRRLGSADDLLQALAAGDASRLGPVLGNDLQAAALSLRPDLRRTLAAGERAGALRGIVSGSGPTCAFLCADEDAALAVSLELAGEGVCRTVRVASGPVPGARVLGDDHDDYDDPEDLA; encoded by the coding sequence GTGCTGACTGTCGTTCACGAACCCGTGGTGGTGCAGGTGCCGGCCAAGGTCAACCTGCATCTGGGCGTCGGGGATCCGCGTCCCGACGGCTACCACGAACTGGCCACCGTCTTCCAGGCGCTGTCGCTGCATGACACCGTCAGCGTCGTCCCGGCGCACGGCCTGGAGGTGCGGGTGCGGGGCGAGGGCTCGCGGTTCGTCCCCACCGACAATCGCAACCTGGCGTGGCGTGCGGCGGAGGCGCTCGCCGCGCACGTGGGCCGCGAGCCGAAGGCCCGGATCACGGTCGACAAGGGGATTCCCGTGGCGGGGGGGATGGCCGGCGGCAGCGCTGATGCCGCGGGCACGCTGGTGGCGCTCGACGCGATGTGGGGGCTGGACCTGCCGCGCGACGATCTGCGGCGGATCGCGGCGGGGTTGGGCAGCGACGTCCCGTTCATCCTGCTCGGCGGCACGGCGCTCGGCACCGGGCGCGGCGAGGACCTGACGACGGTGCTCACGCGCAACAGTTGCCACTGGGTCCTGGCCTTCGCCAAGGGCGGTCTGAGCACGCCCGACGTCTTCGCGGAGCTGGACCGGCTGCGCGCCAAGGGACTGTCCGACGGCCCCGGGGACGATGCGCAGGGTCGGCGACAGCCCGGATTGCGGCGGCTCGGCTCCGCCGACGACCTCCTGCAGGCCCTGGCTGCGGGGGACGCGTCGCGGCTCGGCCCGGTTCTGGGCAACGACCTGCAGGCGGCGGCGCTGTCGCTGCGCCCGGACCTGCGGCGCACCCTTGCGGCGGGGGAGCGGGCCGGCGCGCTGCGCGGCATCGTCTCCGGTTCGGGGCCCACGTGCGCATTCCTGTGCGCGGACGAGGACGCGGCGCTGGCGGTGAGCCTGGAACTGGCGGGCGAGGGCGTGTGCCGCACCGTGCGCGTCGCATCCGGCCCGGTGCCGGGGGCGCGCGTACTCGGCGACGACCACGACGACTACGACGACCCCGAGGATCTTGCCTGA
- a CDS encoding ABC-F family ATP-binding cassette domain-containing protein, which translates to MANRVLVNLETVSKSFGIKPLLDEVSAGVHEGDRIGVVGLNGGGKTTLLEVLAGLEAPDSGRVSLAGGLRLAVVTQRGELPPGATVGEVVFGPLGMAEHEWASDRRIRGILHGIGFGAELGGSAAAGADPEGRRLHTRVDELSGGERRRVALAAALVQDLDLLVLDEPTNHLDVEGVRWLADHLLSRRSALVVVTHDRWFLDTVATRTWEVVGGKVESYEGGYNDWVFARAERARQADATEERRRNLARKELAWLRRGAPARTSKPRYRVEAAEALIADVPPPRDSIALSSFARRRLGKVVIELEDVELRAPAAGEGKQGRVLARDLTWRLAPGERVGLVGVNGSGKTTLLRTLGGEWPPAAGRRIEGKTVRIGWLRQELDDLPTDMRLLEAVEDVARVVQLGDRELSASQLAERLGFSPARQRTPVGDLSGGERRRLQLTRVLMGEPNVLLLDEPTNDLDIDTLQQLEDLLDGWAGTMVVISHDRYLIERICDSVWALFGDGRLTHLPRGIAQYLERREELAAQTGPTAQAAAPQKNDDDDGGGSGPAAAGPSAAEHRSMTKELGRLERSVAKLDTRIAGLHSQLAEAATDPDRLMALNAELVQVSGEKDAAEERWMEIAADIG; encoded by the coding sequence ATGGCCAACCGTGTCCTGGTCAATCTCGAAACCGTGTCGAAGAGCTTCGGCATCAAGCCCCTGCTCGACGAGGTCTCGGCGGGGGTGCACGAGGGCGACCGCATCGGCGTCGTCGGGCTCAACGGCGGCGGCAAGACCACGCTGCTGGAGGTCTTGGCGGGCCTGGAGGCGCCGGACTCGGGCCGGGTCAGCCTTGCGGGCGGACTGCGTCTGGCGGTGGTCACCCAGCGCGGCGAGCTGCCGCCCGGGGCGACGGTGGGCGAGGTGGTGTTCGGCCCGCTGGGCATGGCGGAGCACGAGTGGGCGTCGGACCGGCGCATCCGCGGGATCCTCCACGGCATCGGGTTCGGCGCGGAATTGGGCGGCTCCGCCGCGGCCGGCGCGGACCCGGAAGGCCGGCGCCTGCACACGCGGGTGGACGAGCTCTCCGGCGGCGAGCGGCGCCGGGTGGCGCTGGCCGCGGCGCTGGTCCAGGACCTGGACCTGCTCGTATTGGACGAGCCGACCAACCATCTGGACGTCGAAGGTGTGCGCTGGCTGGCCGACCACCTCCTGTCGAGGAGGAGCGCGCTCGTGGTCGTCACGCACGACCGCTGGTTCCTCGACACCGTCGCCACGCGCACCTGGGAGGTCGTCGGCGGCAAGGTGGAGAGCTACGAGGGCGGCTACAACGACTGGGTCTTCGCGCGTGCCGAGCGGGCACGGCAGGCCGACGCCACTGAGGAGCGCCGGCGCAATCTGGCCCGCAAGGAGCTCGCCTGGTTGCGCCGCGGTGCTCCGGCCCGCACCTCCAAGCCGCGTTACCGGGTGGAGGCGGCCGAGGCGCTGATCGCCGACGTGCCGCCGCCGCGCGACTCCATTGCGCTGAGCTCGTTCGCGCGCCGGCGTCTGGGCAAGGTGGTGATCGAGCTCGAGGACGTCGAGCTGCGCGCCCCTGCGGCGGGCGAGGGGAAACAGGGCCGCGTGCTGGCACGGGACCTGACCTGGCGGCTTGCCCCCGGCGAGCGGGTGGGGCTCGTCGGCGTCAACGGGTCCGGCAAGACCACCCTGCTGCGCACCCTCGGCGGCGAGTGGCCGCCGGCCGCGGGCAGGCGGATCGAGGGCAAGACGGTCCGGATCGGATGGCTGCGCCAGGAGCTCGACGATCTGCCCACCGACATGCGCCTGCTCGAGGCCGTCGAGGACGTGGCGCGGGTGGTGCAACTGGGCGACCGTGAGCTGTCCGCGTCCCAACTGGCCGAACGGCTCGGCTTCAGCCCGGCGCGGCAGCGCACGCCGGTGGGCGACCTGTCGGGCGGTGAGCGGCGCCGTCTCCAGCTCACCCGCGTGCTGATGGGCGAGCCGAACGTGCTGCTGCTCGACGAACCGACCAACGACCTCGACATCGACACCCTGCAGCAGCTCGAGGACCTGCTCGACGGGTGGGCCGGGACGATGGTCGTGATCAGCCACGACCGCTACCTCATCGAGCGCATCTGCGATTCGGTGTGGGCGCTGTTCGGCGACGGCCGGCTCACACACCTGCCGCGGGGGATCGCACAGTATCTGGAGCGGCGTGAGGAGCTCGCCGCACAGACGGGGCCGACGGCACAGGCCGCGGCGCCGCAGAAGAACGACGACGACGACGGCGGCGGTTCCGGCCCCGCGGCCGCGGGGCCGTCGGCAGCGGAGCACCGCTCGATGACCAAGGAGCTCGGCAGGCTCGAACGCTCGGTGGCCAAGCTGGACACGCGGATCGCCGGCCTGCACTCCCAGCTCGCGGAGGCCGCCACCGATCCCGACCGCCTCATGGCCCTCAACGCGGAACTGGTGCAGGTGTCAGGCGAGAAGGATGCGGCGGAGGAGCGGTGGATGGAGATCGCGGCCGATATCGGGTGA
- a CDS encoding enoyl-CoA hydratase/isomerase family protein, whose amino-acid sequence MSSYVETAIDGTVGRIVLNRPSALNALDTPMIRELYAVLVGWKDDDAVQTVLVRSASDKAFCAGGDIRSVRESVLADKNGEVYGFFSEEYRLNQLIADYPKPYVSVIDGVNMGGGLGISVHGAVRVVTERAMFAMPETAIGFIPDVGASWFLPRIPGGAGLYAGLTGARLNAGDALELGLATHFVHSSGLDAFAKSVVGDGLDAALGALDATQAPESTIAAVRPEIDEAFAGYDLPAIVERVAQGDEPWRVAAREALASASPWSMSVSTELLRRGGESATLAECLGRELRAAVKMTACPDFAEGVRAVLVDKDRNPSWTPATIAEVSADAVRDVFDSPI is encoded by the coding sequence TTGAGTTCATATGTGGAGACCGCCATCGACGGCACGGTCGGACGGATCGTCCTCAACAGGCCGTCGGCGCTGAACGCCTTGGACACTCCCATGATCCGCGAGCTTTATGCGGTGCTGGTGGGGTGGAAGGACGACGACGCGGTGCAGACCGTGCTCGTGCGCAGCGCCTCGGACAAGGCGTTCTGCGCGGGCGGCGACATCCGCTCGGTGCGCGAGTCGGTCCTGGCCGACAAGAACGGCGAGGTCTACGGGTTCTTCTCGGAGGAGTACCGGCTCAACCAGCTCATCGCCGACTACCCCAAGCCGTACGTGTCGGTGATCGACGGCGTCAACATGGGCGGCGGGCTCGGCATCTCCGTGCACGGTGCGGTGCGCGTGGTCACCGAGCGCGCGATGTTCGCGATGCCGGAGACCGCCATCGGCTTCATCCCGGACGTGGGCGCCAGCTGGTTCCTGCCCCGCATCCCCGGGGGCGCAGGCCTGTACGCGGGGCTCACCGGGGCCCGCCTGAACGCGGGCGACGCCCTGGAACTCGGCCTCGCAACGCATTTCGTCCACTCCTCGGGGCTCGACGCGTTCGCGAAGTCCGTCGTCGGCGACGGGCTGGACGCCGCGCTGGGGGCGCTCGACGCCACGCAGGCCCCGGAGTCGACTATCGCCGCGGTGCGCCCGGAGATCGACGAGGCCTTCGCCGGATACGACCTGCCTGCGATCGTCGAGCGGGTGGCCCAGGGGGATGAGCCGTGGCGGGTCGCGGCGCGCGAGGCGCTCGCCTCGGCGTCGCCGTGGTCGATGTCGGTGAGCACCGAGCTGCTGCGCCGCGGCGGCGAGTCCGCGACGCTGGCGGAATGCCTCGGCCGCGAGCTGCGCGCCGCGGTGAAGATGACCGCCTGCCCGGACTTCGCCGAAGGTGTGCGCGCGGTGCTCGTGGACAAGGACCGGAACCCGTCCTGGACCCCGGCGACGATCGCGGAAGTCTCCGCGGACGCCGTGCGCGACGTCTTCGACTCGCCGATCTGA
- a CDS encoding peptide chain release factor 3, with product MTTEHASALNTDPATAASGAQSPGRDTAGVEARRRRTFAVISHPDAGKSTLTEALALHARVISEAGAVHGKAGRKSTVSDWMEMEKARGISVSSTALQFNYDDCVINLVDTPGHSDFSEDTYRVLTAVDAAVMLIDAGKGLEPQTLKLFQVCRHRGIPVVTVINKWDRPGRSPLELLDEIEERIGLIPTPLYWPVGIAGDFRGLLDRSDGGFVRFTRTSGGATVAPEEHLDADAAAAREGDVWESAVEESELLSETGADHDQEMYLAGQTSPVIFASAMLNFGVRQILETLVTYAPPPHARDGVDGTPRHVTDPFSAVVFKVQAGMDTAHRDRLAFMRVVSGTFERGMVVTHAQTGRPFATKYALTVFGRDRNTVDDAYPGDIVGLVNANALAPGHTLYSDPRIEFAPIPSFAPEHFAMISARSAGKYKQFRKAIDQLDTEGVVQVLRNNARGDASPVMAAVGPMQFEVVTARMQSEFGVETVVNNLGYTVARETDKASAPGLDRQRGVEVFTRSDGVVLALFSDKWRLQYIEKENPDLTLRPLVAASD from the coding sequence GTGACCACCGAGCACGCGTCGGCCCTCAACACCGATCCCGCGACGGCGGCGAGCGGGGCGCAATCCCCCGGCCGGGACACCGCGGGCGTCGAGGCGCGGCGCCGGCGCACCTTCGCGGTGATCTCGCACCCGGACGCCGGCAAATCGACGCTCACCGAGGCCCTGGCGCTGCACGCGCGGGTGATCTCCGAGGCCGGCGCGGTGCACGGCAAGGCGGGCCGCAAGTCCACGGTGTCGGACTGGATGGAAATGGAGAAGGCCCGCGGCATCTCGGTCAGCTCCACCGCGCTGCAGTTCAACTATGACGACTGCGTGATCAACCTGGTCGACACACCCGGGCACTCCGACTTCTCCGAGGACACCTACCGGGTCCTCACCGCGGTGGACGCCGCGGTGATGCTCATCGACGCGGGCAAGGGCCTCGAGCCGCAGACGCTCAAGCTTTTCCAGGTGTGCAGGCATCGCGGCATTCCGGTGGTCACCGTCATCAACAAGTGGGATCGCCCCGGCCGGTCGCCGCTGGAGCTGCTCGACGAGATCGAGGAGCGCATCGGCCTGATTCCCACGCCCCTGTACTGGCCGGTGGGCATCGCCGGGGACTTCCGCGGGCTGCTGGACCGCAGCGACGGCGGCTTCGTGCGCTTCACACGCACCTCCGGCGGCGCCACGGTGGCCCCCGAGGAGCACTTGGACGCCGACGCCGCCGCGGCCCGCGAGGGCGACGTCTGGGAGTCGGCTGTGGAGGAGAGCGAGCTGCTCTCGGAGACCGGAGCCGACCACGACCAGGAGATGTACCTCGCGGGGCAGACCTCGCCGGTGATCTTCGCGTCGGCCATGCTCAACTTTGGCGTGCGGCAGATCCTCGAAACGCTGGTCACCTACGCGCCGCCGCCGCACGCCCGCGACGGCGTCGACGGGACGCCCCGCCACGTGACCGATCCGTTCAGCGCCGTGGTGTTCAAGGTGCAGGCGGGCATGGACACCGCGCACCGTGACCGGCTCGCGTTCATGCGGGTGGTCTCCGGGACGTTCGAGCGCGGCATGGTGGTCACGCACGCGCAGACCGGCCGCCCGTTCGCCACCAAGTACGCGCTGACGGTGTTCGGCCGCGACCGCAACACCGTCGACGACGCCTACCCCGGAGACATCGTGGGGCTCGTCAACGCCAATGCCCTGGCCCCCGGACACACCCTCTACAGCGACCCGCGCATCGAGTTCGCACCCATCCCGTCGTTCGCGCCGGAGCACTTCGCGATGATCAGCGCCCGCAGCGCCGGCAAGTACAAGCAGTTCCGCAAGGCCATCGACCAGCTCGATACCGAGGGCGTGGTGCAGGTGCTGCGCAACAACGCCCGCGGCGACGCGTCACCGGTGATGGCAGCTGTGGGGCCCATGCAGTTCGAGGTGGTCACCGCACGGATGCAGTCCGAGTTCGGCGTGGAGACCGTCGTGAACAACCTCGGCTACACAGTGGCGCGCGAGACCGACAAGGCGTCCGCGCCCGGGCTGGACCGCCAACGCGGCGTCGAGGTGTTCACCCGCTCCGACGGCGTCGTCCTGGCGCTGTTCAGCGACAAGTGGCGGCTGCAGTACATCGAGAAGGAGAACCCGGACCTCACGCTGCGGCCTCTTGTTGCGGCGAGTGACTGA